A genomic window from Gemmatimonadaceae bacterium includes:
- a CDS encoding insulinase family protein, protein MKHLTTAVRRSLLLLLLAAPLPAQQAAAPALPSGITRGASVEGITEYALANGLKVLLFPDQSKPTVTVNITYLVGSRHEGYGETGMAHLLEHLVFKGTPKHPNIPQELTERGAFPNGTTWFDRTNYFETMPASDANLEWALDLESDRMVNSFIAQKDLESEFTVVRNEFESGENSPIRVTLQRTMAAAFEWHNYGKSTIGARSDIENVPIERLRAFYRRYYQPDNAILVVAGKFDEAAALRLIAQKFGTIPRPERSLERGNLLFPTYTRDPDQDGEREVTVRRVGEEQALIAMYKVPAGTHPDFAAIDILAQVLTRTPGGRLHSALVQPGLVAQAASQTFQLREPGVLFGLALLRKEQSLADARRTMLETIEGFEARPVTAEEVTQAKAARSRQIELSMNNSQNIALDLSEWASMGDWRMLFIHRDRLEAVTPADVQRVATTYFQPDNRTVGSFVPTDAVARVSIPAVSDAAIDSVARAYRGRAAIAAGEAFDPSPANIDARTIRGQLANGFKLAMLPKQTRGNQVSVRITLRHGNLETLTGRNHIAALVPQMLDKGTQTRSRQQIREEFDRLRAQVGFGGAGNNLVASVTTTRDNLLPTLRLVGEVLKTPTFPASEFEELKRQQLASIESQKAEPVALAIQAYQRRMTPYPAGHPLAVTTLDEDIANLQATTVEQVRAIYTELVGASYGDLAIVGDFDRAAVEAWAKETFEGWRSPKPFARAERQFFDVPQFTETIETPDKANAFFIAGQNLRIRDDSPDYPALTIGNFILGGGFLNSRLATRIRQRDGISYGVGSGFGAQALDEVGSFNANAIYAPENVLRLETAFGEEIGRILSEGITAEELEAARTAWLQQRVQMRANDGFVVGMFAAQYLTGRTMAFEQQLDDKVKALTVADVNAAMRRHISLARMSTVKAGDFANKPPMAPPTRP, encoded by the coding sequence ATGAAGCATCTGACCACCGCCGTCCGCCGCAGCCTGCTTCTCTTGCTGCTTGCCGCACCGCTCCCCGCCCAGCAGGCGGCCGCGCCCGCCCTGCCCAGTGGCATCACCCGCGGCGCCAGCGTCGAAGGCATCACCGAGTACGCGCTCGCCAACGGGCTGAAGGTCCTGCTGTTTCCCGACCAGTCCAAGCCGACGGTGACGGTGAACATCACCTACCTCGTGGGCTCGCGGCACGAAGGCTACGGCGAGACCGGGATGGCGCACCTGCTCGAGCACTTGGTGTTCAAGGGCACGCCGAAGCATCCCAACATTCCGCAGGAACTCACCGAGCGCGGCGCGTTCCCGAACGGCACGACGTGGTTCGACCGCACGAACTACTTCGAGACGATGCCCGCCTCGGACGCCAACCTGGAGTGGGCGCTCGATCTCGAGTCCGACCGGATGGTGAACTCGTTCATCGCGCAGAAGGACCTCGAGAGCGAGTTCACGGTCGTGCGCAACGAGTTCGAGTCGGGCGAGAACAGCCCGATCCGCGTGACGCTGCAGCGCACGATGGCGGCCGCCTTCGAGTGGCACAACTACGGCAAGAGCACGATCGGCGCGCGCAGCGACATCGAGAACGTGCCGATCGAGCGCCTGCGCGCGTTCTATCGCCGCTACTACCAGCCGGACAACGCCATCCTCGTCGTCGCCGGCAAGTTCGACGAGGCCGCGGCGCTGCGGCTGATTGCGCAGAAGTTCGGGACGATTCCGCGCCCCGAGCGTTCGCTCGAACGCGGCAACCTCCTGTTCCCGACCTACACGCGCGACCCCGACCAGGACGGCGAGCGCGAGGTCACGGTGCGCCGCGTCGGCGAGGAGCAGGCGCTGATCGCGATGTACAAGGTCCCGGCGGGTACGCATCCGGACTTCGCGGCGATCGATATCCTCGCGCAGGTGCTCACGCGCACGCCGGGCGGACGCCTGCACTCGGCGCTGGTGCAGCCCGGCCTCGTGGCGCAGGCGGCAAGCCAGACCTTCCAGCTGCGTGAGCCCGGTGTCCTCTTCGGGCTCGCCCTGCTGCGCAAGGAACAGTCGCTGGCCGACGCCCGGCGCACGATGCTCGAGACGATCGAAGGCTTCGAAGCGCGTCCGGTGACCGCCGAAGAAGTCACGCAGGCCAAGGCCGCGCGCAGCCGCCAGATCGAACTCTCGATGAACAACTCGCAGAACATCGCGCTCGACCTCTCCGAATGGGCCTCGATGGGGGACTGGCGGATGCTGTTCATCCACCGCGACCGCCTCGAGGCCGTCACGCCGGCCGATGTCCAGCGCGTTGCGACGACGTACTTCCAGCCGGATAACCGCACCGTCGGCAGCTTCGTCCCGACTGACGCAGTGGCTCGCGTGAGCATCCCCGCCGTGAGCGATGCTGCGATCGACTCCGTCGCCCGCGCCTATCGCGGACGCGCCGCCATCGCCGCCGGCGAGGCCTTCGATCCATCCCCGGCAAACATCGACGCCCGCACCATCCGCGGACAGCTCGCCAACGGCTTCAAGCTCGCGATGCTGCCCAAGCAGACGCGCGGCAACCAAGTCTCGGTGCGCATCACCCTGCGTCACGGCAACCTCGAGACGCTGACCGGGCGCAACCACATCGCGGCCCTCGTGCCGCAGATGTTGGACAAGGGCACCCAGACGCGCTCGCGCCAGCAGATCCGCGAGGAGTTCGATCGCCTCCGCGCGCAGGTCGGGTTCGGCGGCGCCGGCAACAACCTCGTCGCCTCGGTCACGACGACGCGCGACAATCTCCTGCCCACCCTGCGCCTCGTCGGCGAAGTCCTCAAGACCCCGACCTTCCCGGCATCAGAGTTCGAGGAACTCAAGCGGCAGCAGCTCGCCAGCATCGAGTCGCAGAAGGCCGAGCCGGTCGCGCTCGCCATTCAGGCTTACCAGCGGCGGATGACGCCGTACCCCGCCGGTCATCCGCTCGCGGTCACGACCCTGGACGAGGACATCGCGAATCTCCAGGCCACGACGGTCGAACAGGTGCGCGCGATCTACACCGAGCTCGTCGGCGCAAGCTACGGCGACCTTGCCATCGTCGGGGACTTCGACCGCGCCGCCGTCGAGGCCTGGGCGAAGGAGACCTTCGAGGGCTGGCGCAGCCCGAAGCCCTTCGCGCGCGCCGAACGCCAGTTCTTCGACGTGCCGCAGTTCACCGAGACCATCGAGACGCCGGATAAGGCCAACGCCTTCTTCATCGCCGGCCAGAACCTCCGCATCCGCGACGACTCGCCGGACTATCCGGCGCTGACCATCGGCAACTTCATCCTCGGCGGCGGCTTCCTGAACTCGCGCCTCGCCACGCGCATTCGCCAGCGCGACGGCATCAGCTACGGCGTCGGCTCGGGCTTCGGGGCACAGGCACTTGATGAGGTCGGGTCGTTCAACGCCAACGCGATCTATGCGCCGGAGAACGTCCTGCGCCTCGAGACCGCCTTTGGTGAGGAGATCGGCCGCATCCTCAGCGAGGGTATCACCGCCGAAGAGCTCGAGGCCGCACGCACCGCTTGGCTGCAGCAGCGCGTGCAGATGCGCGCCAATGATGGTTTCGTCGTCGGGATGTTCGCGGCGCAGTATCTCACTGGCCGCACGATGGCCTTCGAGCAGCAGCTCGACGACAAGGTCAAGGCCCTCACCGTGGCGGACGTGAACGCCGCGATGCGCCGGCACATCAGTCTTGCGCGAATGTCGACCGTCAAGGCTGGCGACTTCGCCA